The DNA segment GTGTACCCCGGCTTCCTGGCTGGCATGGCGGGCAAAGCTGTTGTAAGCATCAATCTCCTGGCTGACAGCTTCCGGGAGGTTTCTGTTCTGCCCATAAGGGGTGTAGCGGTAGTCCGGTATGGAGAGGGTCACAACCCTGGCCGGGTCGTTGTCGACAAACCCAAGGGCAGCCGCCAGCAGGGCGGGAAACTGTTCTTTATAGAGAGAGAAATCCCGCTGCTGGAACTGATTGTTTACCCCGATCAGCAGCGTAACAAACTCGGGCTGCGCCATGGCCGATTGTTCAACGGCACTCTGCTCTGCGGCAAACTGTTGTGTGGCAGTCAGCAAATTGTCGGTAGTCCACCCCAACCTGGCGATGATCTCGGCCCGGTCCACCCCGGGCAGTCGCTCGACTGTCTGTCGAGGAAAGGCATCCTGAGGTGATACACCGGAGCCGATGGTGTAACTATCACCCAGGGCCAGCAGGTAAGATTGCATTCCTGATGGGTGTGGTCGCTCATCGGCGACCGGAGATGCGCAGGCAGCGGCAACTGCCAGTACCACTACCAAAACTGCCGACAGGGAGAGTGCGACCTGCCGGGAGATGCCGTGCTCGGTGGCGGATTTGGCAGAGGGTCTGACGGGCAGTGCCGGCCGCTGCATGGTGCCTAACCCAGCTTGGCGATGGAATCCAGGATCTGTTGCGGGGTAGGAACCTTCCCGGTCTCGGCCTTGGAGTAGATAAGCTCGTCGTTAACCTTTACGTCAAATACTCCGCCGCTGCCGGTGACCAGGGTCAGGGTGTCGATCTGATTTTCGTGAGCCGAGATAACGGCATCGGCGACGGCCAGTGCCTTGTCGCGCATGCTGCAAGGGACGCAGTAGGTAATTTCGATGGCATATTTGCGTTCGTTCGGATCGAATTTGGTGCTCATGTAAACCTCCTGCAGTAAAGATACAAAAAGTTTACCAGATAAGTCAAAAAATGCCGGGTAGGCGTGCAGGCGGCGGTGTTGCCAGGGCGCGCCCAGGGCGAGACTGACCCGCTCGATACCTCAGGTTGGTGCCGGGGATCCTGCAGCCGCCGGTTATGTCTGCAGGATCCGGGCGGCACGCTGAAGGTGTGCCTCACGGGTGTCGGGGGACATCTTGTCCAGCATGCGCGGCATCATCGACATGCGGTGGTTGGCGGCGAACAGCGCGCGGTGCTGGTGGATAAAGTTCCAGTACAGGGCGGTCCAGTCGTCCTGCCAGGGGCCGCGTGGATAGTCGCCCATCTTGTGCAGGTAGTTGCTCCCGCTGATGTAGGGTTTGGTGGCAAACAGTCCGCCGTCGGCGAACTGGCTCATGCCGTAGACGTTCGGAACCATCACCCAGTCATAGGCATCGATGAACATCCCCATAAACCACTCATAGACCTGGTCAGGGTGGGTGCCGGTAAGCAGGAGGTAATTGCCGGTTACCATCAGGCGCTCAATATGATGTGAGTAGCCCCAGGTCAGACTGCGGTGAATGGCGGTGTCCAGCGGGTGAATGCCGGTTTTTCCGCTCCAGACTGCGGCGGGCAGGGCACGGGTATGGCCAAAGAAGTTGCGGGTGCGCATGCTGCGCCCGTCCTGTTCGTAAGCGGCGCGCATGAACTCGCGCCAGCCAATCAGCTGCCGGATAAAGCCTTCCAGTGAGTTGATCGGGATGTGGTTCCTTCCGGCGTGAGCCAGCACCGCATCCAGGACCTGACGGGGGGACAGCAGCCCGATGTTCAGGTAGGGCGAGAGAGTGGAGTGGAACACCCGGGTATGGGTCTGGCTGATGGCGTCCTCGTAGCTGCCGAAATCAGCAAAGCGCGCCGACAAAAAGGCATGCAGGTCCTGCCCTGCATGTTCCGTGGTCCAGCCGCACCATATTTGGCTGCTGCCGTAGTGGCGTCCGGGGATCTCGCCCAGCCAGGCCTGGGCCTGAGCGATCTCCTGCTGTTCCTCGGAGGTCTGCGGGACCCAGGGCTGGATGTCGGTCGGCAGCTCAAGGTTTTCGGGCAGTTTTTTCCGGTTGTCCTTGTCGTAGCTCCACTGGCCGCCAACGGGCTGCCGGTCCCGGTCGGTCAGAATCTCCCGGTCCACACGCAGACTCTGGTAGAACCGGGCCATGTGTCGTTTGGCGTCGAGATAGCGTTGGACCGCCTCAGGTTTTGGCAGCAGAAACAGCGGGCTTTCGTACCAGGTGCGCTGGATGCCGTGCGAGGTTTCGGCCTTAGCCAGGGCACGCTCAAGGTAGTCATCGGTGGTGTCGGCGACATGGATGGTGCGAATGCCGTCCTGGGCCAGCTGCTGCCAGACTGCGTCGGTGCCGTCGAGGCGGCGCAGATCCAGATAGTGCACGGTGTAGTCACGCTTCCGCAGCTGCCTGGCATAGGCCTGCATCGACAGGCGGTGCAGCAGCAGCCGTTGACGGTGGACCGGGTTGTAAGTCAGAACAAGGGGTTCCTCTACCAGATATACCGGCCGCCCCGATTCCAGCACCGGGTGGGATGCGGGGTCGTAGAGCTGATGAGGGTAGATTATCGCGGCGCTGTTCATGCCGGGATTTCTCGCCTGGCGTTCGCCCCGGGTATGTTGTGCATGTACACCTCTCGAGGGCAATATACACAGGTTTACGGGTAAAACCAAAACCGGAGGCAGCGCGTAATTGGCCGGCCGCTGCCGGTACCAGTATATTCCCCTCAGGAAGGTGCTATGCAAAAAAAGATTGTGATATTCGGGGCAACGGGCGGTATTGGCAGTGAGGTAGCACGGCGGCTTCGGGAAAGCGGCTGTGAACTGCACCTGGCTGCGCGGAACAGGGACGCCCTGGCAAGTCTGGCGGATGAGTTGGGTGCAGACTGGAGTGCCGGGGATGTTACCGACGACGGGTTTTTCGGGCAGGTTGCCGAGCGTGCCGGGCAGGTGGATGGTCTGGTCTATGCTGTGGGGACAATCAATCTGCGATCGCTGGGCCGCTTGTCGTCTCAGGACTATCTGGCTGATTTCCAGGTGAATGCCGTGGGTGCCGCCCTGGCGGTTCAGGCGCTGCTGCCGGCCCTGAAAAAGAGTACGGCGGATCCGGCGGTGGTGCTGTTCTCCAGCATTGCGGCCGGGCAGGGGTTTCCGATGCACGCCTCGGTTGGCATGGCCAAGGGGGCGGTCAATGGCCTGACGGTATCACTGGCCGCCGAGCTTGCGCCAAAGGTACGGGTGAATGCAGTGGCGCCATCGCTTACCCGCACCCCGCTGGCGGCGGGTATGCTGGCGAACGAAAAGCTGGCTGCGTCCATAGCGGCTGCCCACCCGCTGCAGCGGCTGGGTGAGCCGGCCGACATCGCGGCCGCGGCGGTATTCCTGCTGTCTGATCAGACCAGCTGGATGACCGGGCAGGTAATCGGGGTTGATGGCGGCCGCTCGATGCTGCGGACAGGCACATGAGCCGGACAGTAGACGTCCTGATTATCGGGGCCGGTCTGGCTGGTCTGACAGCGGCTGATCAGCTGCGGCAGGCCGGGCATGAACGGGCAGCCTGGCAGAGTGAAGCCGCCGGGCCGGTGCGGCAGGCTGACATCCCCCGGCAGGCCGGTCTGGATGGTGCCGCCTGGCAGCCGGACAGTGTGCTGGTACTGGAAAAAAGCCGTGGTGTTGGCGGGCGCATGGCTACGCGGCGGATTGGCGAGGCGGTGTTTGATCATGGTGCGCAGTTCATGACGGTACGCGATCCGGGCTTCGCCCGGGCGATGGCCGGCTGGACCAAGTCGGGTGTGGTCGCGCCGTGGTTTGGCGATAAAAATACTCGCTACCGCGGGCAGACGGGTATGACGGCGCTGGCCAAGCAGCTGTCGCAGCAGGTGGATGTCCAGTTGTCTGCCCGGGTGGTTTCTATCGCGATCCAGACTGAAGCGCGAGCACCGGGGGCCGCGGGGACAGCACGGGCAGCAGAGTCTGCGCAGGCGTCGGGGGCCGCAGACCCAGCCCGGGCACCGGGGACACAGGCTGCAGCGGCACAGGTGTCGGCGACGCATTCCGGCCACAGCCAGGTGTGGCAGGTGCTGCTGGAATCCGGGGAGGTTATACTGGCGCGGTCGCTGGTGCTTACAGCGCCGGTGCCGCAGTCGCTGGCAATGCTGGATGCGTGGGACAGCAGCGGTAAGGGTGCTGGTGGCAAAGGGGTTGTGGCCGCTGTGCTGGATCCGGCGGTGCGCGCCAGGCTGGAGGCGGTGACCTACGATCCCTGTATCGCGGTAATGGCTCGTCTGGAGAATCGGAGTGCGATTCCATCCCCGGGCTGGCTGCGGCCGCGGTCAGGGCCGATCTCCTGGATTGCAGACAATCAGGCCAAGGGGATATCTCCGGTTCCCTCGGTTACGCTGCATGCTGCACCGGATTTCAGCAGGGCACACTGGGACGAGGATCCGCGAGAGCTGGGCGAGCAGCTGTTAGCCCGGGCAGCATCCGATCTGGGCAGCAGGGTGCTGGAGTTTCAGGTGCATGCCTGGCGCTACAGCCGTCCGACCACCCCTCTCCAGACCACAATCCGATCAGCCACCGACGGATCCCTCCGAGGGGACCTGGCCGTATCCTCGGGGCAGCCGGCCAATGCGCTTGCGGCCACAGTTGCCGGTCTGCCGGTGGTGTTTGCCGGGGATGCATTTGCCGCGCCCCGGGTCGAGGGAGCGTATCTGTCCGGTCGAGCCGCCGCCCGGCTGCTGCTCAGTTTGCCGCCGCAGCCGGAGCCGCACCCGGGAAGCGGCGCATAGGCGCTCTGCGTACCGGCTGCCACCGTGCAGCTGGCACCTGCAGTGCAGCCGGCAAAGCCGGCAACTACGGTGATGCCGGCATGTGGCGGGTCAGAAAGCGGTCGATGCGGGTAAACAGATCAAGGATGTTGTTGTAATTGGCGAATCCATGCCCTTCGTCGGCGCGGCCATGGTACTCGACATGCTTGCCTTGTTCCCGCAGTGCCTCGACCATATCCAGTGACTGTGACAGCGGCACGCGCGGGTCGTTCTCGCCATGGACAATCATAACCGGGGCCTGGACGCGATCGGCATGAAACACCGGGCTGATCTCCCGAAACAGTTCTGCATCACGATTGGGATGGCCAACCCGGTGGTGCCAGATTTCGCGACCGTAGGTGCCGGTAGGGCCCTGGGTAATCGAGGAATCAAGAAACATGGTAAACAGATTTGATGGCCCGACCTCACTGATCACCGCAGCGTACAGCTCCGGTGTAAAGACTGCCCCGGCCAGGGCAGCATACCCTCCATAGGATGCGCCGTAGATGGCCACCGCATCGGGGTCGGCAATGCCTTGCTCTATAAGCCAGTGTACGCCATCGGTAATATCGTCCTGCATTGCACGACCCCACTGTTTATTGCCGGCATCCAGGTGCTCGCGTCCGTATCCCGAAGATCCGCGATAATTCACCTGCAGCACAGCATAGCCGCGAGCGCCAAACAGCTGATTATAGGCATTCATCCCCCAGGTATCCCGGACCCAGGGGCCGCCGTGTACATGCATCACGGTGGGCAGATTGACTGCCTGCTCCCTGGTTAGCCCCGGCGGCAGGCTGAGGTAGCCGTGAATAGTGCGGCCATCCCGGCTCTGGTACGAGATGGCATGCTGCGATGAGAACAGCGCAGGGTCTATACCGGCTCCCGCATCAAATACCCGTACGATCTCGTCGGCCGACTCCCGATACACATACACCCCATAGGTAGTAATCCCGTCGTATACCGTAAACAGCACATCCCCGGTGTGCAGAACCTGCTGCACGCGGGAGGGCATCTCGGGGAACCGGCTGGCCAGTGCGTCTGCAAAGCCGCCCAGGCGATCATGCAGCATCAGAGTTCCCGGTTGTTCATGCTCATACCGTGCCAGGGCAGGCGCGTCCCAGCCAGCGGGCATGAACTGACGATCCAGGTCTACTACCGGATGATCGGCAAGGATCTGTACCACCCCGGCGGTATGCGGGTCAAACTCGACCAGAGATGTGCGGTCAAGACCGATATTGGTCGCAGCATAGATAATGGCGCGTTCAGGGTCGTAGCCCAGCGGCTCCCAGACATCGCCCAGTCCGATTCTCAGCAGCACCCGGAACGGTTCGTCTTCATCTGCCCGAAAGCGGATGGTGGTATCTGCGCCGTGTCGGGTAACCCCGAAGCGTACCACCCCGTGCTGATCTACGCGAAAGCTGCTGATACTGCCGGGGTTGGTTACGACCCGGGTGCGCTCTCCTGTTTCCAGGTTGAGCCGGTACACATGCGGTCGTGTGCCTCGACCGGCCAGCACCAGGATCTCGTCCGGTGTGTCGGGCAGAATAAAATCAGTCAGGGTTACCTCGTCAAACAGTCCCGAACTGCCAACCTCCTCGCCATCGGTGGACAGTATGGTGTGGAAAAACCGTTCATCACCACGTGTATCCTGGGTGATTCTCAGCCAGTCCGGCGAAATCCAGGAAAAGCGGTGGATACTGTTTTCGCGATGCGAGGTAATACGCCGGGGCTCGGCCCCCTCCTGAGTCAGGTCCAGGATGTACAGGTTCATGGTGCCGCGCCAGAAGTCCAGCCAGGCTGCCTGGCTGCCGTCGGGCGACAGCGAAAAATGGTTCGCCGTTGGCAGATTCAGCAAGGCACGATGGGTGTCGTTCATGCGCAGATAGGTCAGTGTCTGACAGGAGCCGAAGAGCAGGATTACCAGCAGCAGCGGCACCTGGCGTATAATTCCGGGTTTCAATGGTCACCTCCGCTGTCATTCTATCGTAATAAAAACCATTAAATCCAGAATTCCCATAAAACATGTGATACCTTGTTAAAGCATAGCAAAATAGTAATAAAACATTATGGAGGTTACGAATGAGTGAAAAACGAAATGAGCTCCGGGGCGCTGATCGCGTGTCCTGGTTTCGAGTGCTGGCAGTATGTGTGGCCGCTTTCGTTGTACTGGCAGGCTGTGACAGCCTGCTGTATCCCGATGACGGGCCCACCCGCTACGCGATCGGTGACACCGGGCCAGCCGGTGGTTTGATCTTTTACATAGATGAGGATGATGAGCACGACTGGCGGTATCTGGAGGCCTGGATAGCGGATGAAACCGTGCTGATAGACAGATACGAAGACGAGTACCCGTGGAGTTATGAATACTACAGTTCTATTGATGAAACATCGACCGGGATCGGCACCGGGTATGCCAATACCTACGAGGTGTTGAATGAATACCCCAATTATGCAGCCAAGGTGGCGGCCCAGGCAGAGCATGACGACCGGGACGACTGGTTCCTCCCCTCGATTGATGAGCTTGAGCAGATGTACGAGAACCTGCATGCCCAGGATCCTCCTCTCGGCAATTTTTTCGAGGGGGATTACTGGAGCTCGTCAGAAGTATCTGCGGATCGAGCCTACAGTCTTATGTTTGGCACCGGAAGTTCCTGGCCGGATCATAAAACCCAGGAGTTCCGGGTACGCGTAGCCCGGGCCTTTTAGAGAATCTATACCCCTGTGGGTATAGCCCCAGCATTATCCGGGAGTGAGTATACCCGATCGGGGTTAGTATTTGCGGGATCCGGCAGCGCAGCCAATAAGCGCCCATTTCCCCTGCAGCAGCATTTTGCTGCAGCTGATGCACACCCATATCGAGGTGCTCACCCCGTAACGCCAGTAGATGCCGTTACGGAGAGAATCCGATCCTGCTGCTGCGGTCTCTCGCGCCGGCATGGTCCAGGATTTCTGCAATAACCGCCGATGCGGGTGCGGGCGAGTTCTGCGGTGTTCCGGCTGCCATCTCGGTCTCTATCTCCAGCATCTCCCTGGCCGCAGCCAGATCGCTCATCATCAGATCCGGACCTGCCAGCAGACCCTCGAGGTCTGCCGGGTGGAAGCTGGCCTCCGGGAAGATCCAGGCCAGTGCGGGGGCAAGCTGGTCACGGGCGATCGGGCCGAAGCTGATGTGCCGATGGAAACGTCGGCGCAGGGCAGGGTCTACCGCAGTGATCCGGTTGGTACAGGCCGCCATGATGCCATCAAACTCCTGTACCTGCTGCAGGAACTCGGCGATCTGGCTATGCTCCCAGCTGCGAACCGCGGATGCACGGTCGTACAGCAGGGCATCGGCCTCATCGATAATCAGCAGGCTGCCGGTGCGACGGGCATGGCGAAAGGCAGCAGCAATCTGTTGCTCGCTTTCTCCGACATACTTCGACAGAAGATCGGATGGGCGAATCAGGTGTACATCGCGATCCAGATGCCGGGCGAGCCATAATGCAAACTGGGTTTTCCCTCCGCCGGGGGGACCATCCAGCAGCAGCCGCAGCCCTTTGCCGGATTCGGCGCGATGTCTGGCCAGCTGTGCGGTGCGCTCCAGACAGCTTGAGGTAGAGCACAGCTCCGGGCGGAATCCGGGATCTACCGCAGGCAGGCGGCGCACGTCCTGGGCAAGATCGCTGCTGCACAGCTCGTCGATGTAGCCACGGACCCGGTCCGGCACATCCCCGCGGGTTATGGTGTGGTTCTCCAGCTCGGCCGCTACTATACGAGCGGTGCGCTCCACCGCAGCCGGGGTCAGGTCGTAGCGGGCCGCCAGATCGCGTGACCAGCCGTCGTCGTGTTCGGCATCTGTCAGGTTCAGCAGTCGGTCGCGCAGCAGTCGCTGGCGAAACGAGGCCGGCGGGTGGGGAAAGGCAGCTACATGACCAAATCGGCGCAGGGCCGAGTCCGGGATAAGGCGATGCTGATTGGTTATCCAGATGGTCGGCACCGGCAGATGCTCCAGCAGTTCATTCAGGCGCGCCTTGTCGTAGGAGGAATCCTGTCCCGACATCAATGCAAAGAACCCGGATGCGCTTTGCAGCACGTTGTCGGCCTCGTCGATCAGCAGGATGTCCCGGTCCGGATCCAGCAGATGGGCTGCGGTCGAGGCTGCATTCAGCCGCATGGTACCAGCGCTGTGTGTTCCGCGGAATGGCATGGTGGAGCTGGCCGCCAGGGTGCGGGGGGTTCGTCCCAGGTGGTGAATCAGGCTGCGGGCGTACTCAGTTTTCCCGATCCCGGGAGGACCACACAGCAGTAAGGGATGGCCGCCGGCAAGGGCCGCAATGCAGTTGCGTACCTCAGCGCGGGGGAGGGGGAAATCCTCCAGGCGATGCCGGGGAGGGGGAGTCGGGCTGAACAGCCCGGCACGCAGATCCTCCAGGGTGCCGGATCGCAGGGTGAATACCAACTGGTTGCTCAGGGTTGTATCCAGAAACTCGTCCCGACCAAGACCGGAATCGATAAACCCCAGTACTGACAGATGTGAACCCTGCATGGTCTCCTGAACCAGGGTTCTGGTGTCGACCCTGGCCGCCTCGGCCAGCAGTTCACCGGAGGCGAAACTGGACAGGTGGTGCTGCAGCAGCTCGCCGAACTGTGGCTGATCCGCCGCCGCAAACAGTACAGCAACAATATTCTGCTCGGTACGGGTGAGCGCGAACTGGTCGGCCAGTTCATGCAGGATCCGCGGCAGTGGTGGTGCAGATGGTCGGGATCCTTCCGGGGAGGTCTGCAGCAGCGCATCGATTACCGTATCCACACAGCTGTCGTGGCAGTTCAGGCATCGTCTGAGTGCCAGGCTCAGCTGGATGGCAGGATGCCGCATCGGCGCAGGGGGATCCGGCCGGCATGTGTCCGGCCTGGGGCTTTTCGAGGGTGAATCCGCTGGATCGGCAGTCGCTGGATCGGCAGTCGCTGCATCCAGGGCCTGGCAGAAGGAATCCCTGGCATGGGTGAGTTCAGCTGCCTGCTCTTCCCGCATATGCGGTGCGCATGCCTGGATCACCCGGTCGGCGATCTCTGGCAGGCGCTCCCAGTGGAGTGCCTGCAGCCCGAATCGTGCCATCAGTTCCTCTGCATACCCGCGATCGATGCAGACGGTAAACAGGTAAAAATAGTACTCCTTCCATGCGGAGAGGGAGGATGTACCGTTCATATCGGCAATTGTTTCCGGTCGATTACGGCGGCGTCTGCCGCGAGGCTGATTGTTTCTGCTCATATCGCGAGTGTAGCAGGCAGGAGATGACAAGAAGTGTCGCGGGGTCGGGATTTACCCCTGATACCGGGCTGCTGTTTCGCGGAACCATTCCCGGGCGCGGTCTCGCAGCTCGGCAGGCTCCAGTATCTCG comes from the Spirochaeta africana DSM 8902 genome and includes:
- a CDS encoding SGNH/GDSL hydrolase family protein; its protein translation is MQRPALPVRPSAKSATEHGISRQVALSLSAVLVVVLAVAAACASPVADERPHPSGMQSYLLALGDSYTIGSGVSPQDAFPRQTVERLPGVDRAEIIARLGWTTDNLLTATQQFAAEQSAVEQSAMAQPEFVTLLIGVNNQFQQRDFSLYKEQFPALLAAALGFVDNDPARVVTLSIPDYRYTPYGQNRNLPEAVSQEIDAYNSFARHASQEAGVHFLDITGLSRQGLDRPELVASDDLHLSAIAYAEIAHRIVEWRNSQ
- a CDS encoding Rdx family protein, whose protein sequence is MSTKFDPNERKYAIEITYCVPCSMRDKALAVADAVISAHENQIDTLTLVTGSGGVFDVKVNDELIYSKAETGKVPTPQQILDSIAKLG
- a CDS encoding cryptochrome/photolyase family protein encodes the protein MNSAAIIYPHQLYDPASHPVLESGRPVYLVEEPLVLTYNPVHRQRLLLHRLSMQAYARQLRKRDYTVHYLDLRRLDGTDAVWQQLAQDGIRTIHVADTTDDYLERALAKAETSHGIQRTWYESPLFLLPKPEAVQRYLDAKRHMARFYQSLRVDREILTDRDRQPVGGQWSYDKDNRKKLPENLELPTDIQPWVPQTSEEQQEIAQAQAWLGEIPGRHYGSSQIWCGWTTEHAGQDLHAFLSARFADFGSYEDAISQTHTRVFHSTLSPYLNIGLLSPRQVLDAVLAHAGRNHIPINSLEGFIRQLIGWREFMRAAYEQDGRSMRTRNFFGHTRALPAAVWSGKTGIHPLDTAIHRSLTWGYSHHIERLMVTGNYLLLTGTHPDQVYEWFMGMFIDAYDWVMVPNVYGMSQFADGGLFATKPYISGSNYLHKMGDYPRGPWQDDWTALYWNFIHQHRALFAANHRMSMMPRMLDKMSPDTREAHLQRAARILQT
- a CDS encoding SDR family NAD(P)-dependent oxidoreductase, translated to MQKKIVIFGATGGIGSEVARRLRESGCELHLAARNRDALASLADELGADWSAGDVTDDGFFGQVAERAGQVDGLVYAVGTINLRSLGRLSSQDYLADFQVNAVGAALAVQALLPALKKSTADPAVVLFSSIAAGQGFPMHASVGMAKGAVNGLTVSLAAELAPKVRVNAVAPSLTRTPLAAGMLANEKLAASIAAAHPLQRLGEPADIAAAAVFLLSDQTSWMTGQVIGVDGGRSMLRTGT
- a CDS encoding NAD(P)/FAD-dependent oxidoreductase → MSRTVDVLIIGAGLAGLTAADQLRQAGHERAAWQSEAAGPVRQADIPRQAGLDGAAWQPDSVLVLEKSRGVGGRMATRRIGEAVFDHGAQFMTVRDPGFARAMAGWTKSGVVAPWFGDKNTRYRGQTGMTALAKQLSQQVDVQLSARVVSIAIQTEARAPGAAGTARAAESAQASGAADPARAPGTQAAAAQVSATHSGHSQVWQVLLESGEVILARSLVLTAPVPQSLAMLDAWDSSGKGAGGKGVVAAVLDPAVRARLEAVTYDPCIAVMARLENRSAIPSPGWLRPRSGPISWIADNQAKGISPVPSVTLHAAPDFSRAHWDEDPRELGEQLLARAASDLGSRVLEFQVHAWRYSRPTTPLQTTIRSATDGSLRGDLAVSSGQPANALAATVAGLPVVFAGDAFAAPRVEGAYLSGRAAARLLLSLPPQPEPHPGSGA
- a CDS encoding S9 family peptidase, with the translated sequence MKPGIIRQVPLLLVILLFGSCQTLTYLRMNDTHRALLNLPTANHFSLSPDGSQAAWLDFWRGTMNLYILDLTQEGAEPRRITSHRENSIHRFSWISPDWLRITQDTRGDERFFHTILSTDGEEVGSSGLFDEVTLTDFILPDTPDEILVLAGRGTRPHVYRLNLETGERTRVVTNPGSISSFRVDQHGVVRFGVTRHGADTTIRFRADEDEPFRVLLRIGLGDVWEPLGYDPERAIIYAATNIGLDRTSLVEFDPHTAGVVQILADHPVVDLDRQFMPAGWDAPALARYEHEQPGTLMLHDRLGGFADALASRFPEMPSRVQQVLHTGDVLFTVYDGITTYGVYVYRESADEIVRVFDAGAGIDPALFSSQHAISYQSRDGRTIHGYLSLPPGLTREQAVNLPTVMHVHGGPWVRDTWGMNAYNQLFGARGYAVLQVNYRGSSGYGREHLDAGNKQWGRAMQDDITDGVHWLIEQGIADPDAVAIYGASYGGYAALAGAVFTPELYAAVISEVGPSNLFTMFLDSSITQGPTGTYGREIWHHRVGHPNRDAELFREISPVFHADRVQAPVMIVHGENDPRVPLSQSLDMVEALREQGKHVEYHGRADEGHGFANYNNILDLFTRIDRFLTRHMPASP
- a CDS encoding DUF1566 domain-containing protein, coding for MSEKRNELRGADRVSWFRVLAVCVAAFVVLAGCDSLLYPDDGPTRYAIGDTGPAGGLIFYIDEDDEHDWRYLEAWIADETVLIDRYEDEYPWSYEYYSSIDETSTGIGTGYANTYEVLNEYPNYAAKVAAQAEHDDRDDWFLPSIDELEQMYENLHAQDPPLGNFFEGDYWSSSEVSADRAYSLMFGTGSSWPDHKTQEFRVRVARAF
- a CDS encoding AAA family ATPase → MSRNNQPRGRRRRNRPETIADMNGTSSLSAWKEYYFYLFTVCIDRGYAEELMARFGLQALHWERLPEIADRVIQACAPHMREEQAAELTHARDSFCQALDAATADPATADPADSPSKSPRPDTCRPDPPAPMRHPAIQLSLALRRCLNCHDSCVDTVIDALLQTSPEGSRPSAPPLPRILHELADQFALTRTEQNIVAVLFAAADQPQFGELLQHHLSSFASGELLAEAARVDTRTLVQETMQGSHLSVLGFIDSGLGRDEFLDTTLSNQLVFTLRSGTLEDLRAGLFSPTPPPRHRLEDFPLPRAEVRNCIAALAGGHPLLLCGPPGIGKTEYARSLIHHLGRTPRTLAASSTMPFRGTHSAGTMRLNAASTAAHLLDPDRDILLIDEADNVLQSASGFFALMSGQDSSYDKARLNELLEHLPVPTIWITNQHRLIPDSALRRFGHVAAFPHPPASFRQRLLRDRLLNLTDAEHDDGWSRDLAARYDLTPAAVERTARIVAAELENHTITRGDVPDRVRGYIDELCSSDLAQDVRRLPAVDPGFRPELCSTSSCLERTAQLARHRAESGKGLRLLLDGPPGGGKTQFALWLARHLDRDVHLIRPSDLLSKYVGESEQQIAAAFRHARRTGSLLIIDEADALLYDRASAVRSWEHSQIAEFLQQVQEFDGIMAACTNRITAVDPALRRRFHRHISFGPIARDQLAPALAWIFPEASFHPADLEGLLAGPDLMMSDLAAAREMLEIETEMAAGTPQNSPAPASAVIAEILDHAGARDRSSRIGFSP